Genomic DNA from bacterium:
GCCCGGCTGATCTCGCGTAGGGCGGAGATCTCGGCGGCTTTCCGGGCCAGCTGCTCGCGCGCGTCCGGCGTCGGGGCCGGGGGCGAGGGTGGTGCGGGTGTCCGCGGCCCTCTCTTCACCGCAACCTGCCGGTGTGCACCACCGGGTCTCCCGTCCGGGCCGGCATCCGGGCCGCCGCCTCCAGATCCTGGGGCGCGACCGAACTGCGGCGGTTCCTCGCGACCGCCCCGGCCATGAGCACCAGCCCCACCACGACGACCACTGCGCGGACCCCCCAGCCCAGCGGGGAGATCACCACGGGCGCGACGAGGAGGCTCACCAGGTTCATCACCTTGATCAGCGGATTGAGCGCCGGCCCCGCGGTATCCTTGAGCGGGTCTCCCACGGTGTCGCCGATGACGCCGGCTTTGTGGTACTCGGTGCCCTTGCCCCCGAGGAATCCATCCTCGATTTTCTTTTTGGCATTGTCCCAGGCTCCGCCGGTGTTCGCCATAAACACGGCGAGCAGCTGGCCGGTGAGAATCGCCCCGGTCAGGAAGCCTCCGAGCGGTGCGACCCCAAGGCCGAACCCGACGACGAGGGGGGCGGCGATCGCGATCACGGCCGGCGAGAGCAGTTCCCGCTGCGCGGCCCGGGTGACGATGTCCACGCACCGGTCGTACTCGGGCTTGGCCTTGCCCTCCATGATCCCCGGGATCTCGCGGAACTGCCGGCGGACCTCCTCGACGACCTCGAACGCGGATCGACCCACCGCCCGGATGAGGAACGCCGAGACGAGGAAGGGAACCGCCCCGCCGATCAGGAGGCCGATGAAGATCAACGGGAGGTTGACCTGGATGCCCACCCGATCGAGCGCGGCCGCGGCGGCCGTCCCACCCACGCCCACGGCCTGGCGGAGGCTCTCCAGCGACGCACCGAGATGAGCCTGATCCACGTACGACCGGAACAGCGCCGTCGCGGCGATCACGGCGGTGGCGATGGCAAAGCCCTTGGTGAGCGCCTTCGTTGTGTTGCCGGCCTGGTCGAGCTGGGCGACGATCCGTGTGGCGAGATCGTCGTCGCCCGCCGCTCGGGACATCTCCACGATCCCGTTGGCGTTATCGACGATCGGCCCGAACGTGTCCATCGCCAGGATGTAACCCGTGACGCTCAGCAGACCGAGTCCGGCCAGCGCGACCCCATATCCGGCCAGCGCGACATCGCCCTGGAAGATCGTGAACGACGCGAGGATGGTCGCGGCGACCGCGAGGATCGCCCAGACGGAGGACTCCAGGCCGAATCCCAACCCCGACAGGAGGAACGTCGCGGGGCCGGTCTTCGTCGAGTACGCCATCTCGGTGACGGGCCGGAGGTTTGGATTGGTGAAC
This window encodes:
- a CDS encoding sodium-translocating pyrophosphatase, coding for MSESGIALPAFGGLESTLLWLVFGAGACALAYGWWLIRRVLRRSPGPASMQAVAAAIQEGAEAYLGRQFRTMSLFILVITVTLYVLYRPIYSNPILAVGVALAFLGGCLASYGAGFVGMNLAVRGNVRTAFGATRGFKEALETAFQAGTVSGMFTVGLGLLGATAIFVLFRGDATRVLVGFGFGGSLVASFMRIGGGIYTKTADVGADLVGKVEVGIPEDDPRNPATIADNVGDNVGDCAGMAADVFESYEVTLVAAIILGAGTLLDPHFRSLYGPHASAFALKLILFPLLVQGVGVFASILGTWFVRAKDEEIRDPMQPINIGLWVSAAASVAGFAAVNALYLTDPNTGAPDWRFSFATLTGLLLALVIKWLTDQFTNPNLRPVTEMAYSTKTGPATFLLSGLGFGLESSVWAILAVAATILASFTIFQGDVALAGYGVALAGLGLLSVTGYILAMDTFGPIVDNANGIVEMSRAAGDDDLATRIVAQLDQAGNTTKALTKGFAIATAVIAATALFRSYVDQAHLGASLESLRQAVGVGGTAAAAALDRVGIQVNLPLIFIGLLIGGAVPFLVSAFLIRAVGRSAFEVVEEVRRQFREIPGIMEGKAKPEYDRCVDIVTRAAQRELLSPAVIAIAAPLVVGFGLGVAPLGGFLTGAILTGQLLAVFMANTGGAWDNAKKKIEDGFLGGKGTEYHKAGVIGDTVGDPLKDTAGPALNPLIKVMNLVSLLVAPVVISPLGWGVRAVVVVVGLVLMAGAVARNRRSSVAPQDLEAAARMPARTGDPVVHTGRLR